One Purpureocillium takamizusanense chromosome 1, complete sequence genomic window carries:
- a CDS encoding uncharacterized protein (EggNog:ENOG503PB0W~SECRETED:SignalP(1-18~SECRETED:cutsite=TIA-AP~SECRETED:prob=0.7854)) codes for MKGLSIFAALAVFGITIAAPTPGPDSVDEGVSFGISNNGPIVVRDDVSGVDGVVDEHEAAVDTVKDGLDLRSISTNKHIASRGNLPGLDPSQSRNAWAIMQEVKKSGTGWQGCMVAITTALTESNIRILANHAVPASLQFPNEGVGADYDSVGIYQQRAQWYNDISCSMRADCSTRAFIIRMKTVGNWQGTDVAVVCQAVQISEKPTAYQKWVGLAVQICKAGF; via the exons ATGAAGGGACTTAGTATATtcgcggccttggccgtctttGGAATCACCATtgcggcgcccacgcccggGCCCGACtctgtcgacgagggcgtgtcCTTCGGCATCAGCAACAATGGGCCGATTGTTGTGCGTGACGACGTCTCGGGTGTCGACGGAGTCGTCGACGAACATGAAGCTGCTGTGGACACGGTCAAGGACGGTCTCGACCTCAGGAGCATCTCAACAAATAAGCACATCGCGTCTCGAGGCAATTTGCCCGGCCTTGACCCGTCGCAGTCGCGCAACGCCTGGGCAATCATGCAGGAGGTCAAGAAGTCAGGCACCGGATGGCAGGGCTGCATGGTGGCCATCACTACTGCCCTCACAGAG TCCAACATCCGCATCCTGGCAAACCACGCCGTGCCGGCGTCGCTACAATTCCCcaacgagggcgtcggcgcagACTACGACAGCGTCGGCATCTAccagcagcgcgcgcagTGGTACAACGACATTAGCTGCAGCATGCGAGCCGACTGCAGCACACGGGCCTTCATCATCCGGATGAAGACGGTCGGCAACTGGCAGGGGACGGACGTTGCCGTGGTGTGCCAGGCGGTGCAGATTTCCGAGAAGCCCACGGCGTACCAGAAATGGGTCGGCCTGGCCGTGCAGATTTGCAAGGCAGGGTTCTAG
- a CDS encoding uncharacterized protein (EggNog:ENOG503NX0M~COG:P~TransMembrane:11 (o127-148i160-179o191-214i247-271o291-311i348-371o383-404i416-436o448-467i479-504o516-535i)) — MEANVHHIASLVMASKPQPEQQQQQQQKASEEDPPPPRVDAVRGLVGEELLQTEDDDASSSVPETTRREVWAWYAYYVGANGLALFNYGPTAFQSLLQQAADDADTNASSAAGLLPFAGRDRDVNSILLIANGVSFAAQAVLFLLIGAYADFGPSPVRRAILLAWSLVGWAVGFAWLAVRHPSQWRAATGLYVVGLIAYQLTLTYWTAAFPELARNAPGMREARREAARTGLTEGLLRRDELERSRLSNVAFWAQSVGELAILAVIVGILFGLGYSNAADVDPAANSRGLSIVIAFTAGCWLVLSAGWFLLEKRRPGRPIPAGRGPLTVGLWQLREAAVLIWRLRQSLIFLAGYFLLGDSLNTTVTVIATLQNQIVSYSTLTLTYLLIVGIAAQAAGIGAFWLVQRRLRLGPKAMFCAVMVGIVLLDGWGMVGNWTDRFGFRNPWEVWAYQAFYGLFVCPWYSYSQIMISSVTPPGHEFLFFSVFNVIGKASSFIGPLISSAIIDASPGGKNNSAPFYFLFALSLVSAVAIWLFVDLDKSAKEQADFLAQEQKRLAGTSSDDEAPGVNMKSGKPHAVR, encoded by the exons atggaAGC GAATGTT CATCACATCGCATCGCTCGTCATGGCCTCGAAGCCAcagccggagcagcagcagcagcagcagcagaaggcGTCTGAGGAggacccgccgcccccccgcgtcgatgccgtccgtggcctcgtcggcgaggagctcctccagaccgaagacgacgatgcctCCTCATCCGTGCCCgagacgacgcgccgcgagGTCTGGGCCTGGTACGCCTACTACGTCGGGGCCAACGGCCTCGCGCTCTTCAACTACGGCCCGACGGCCTTCCAGAGCCTCctccagcaggccgccgacgacgccgacaccaaCGCAtcgtccgcggcgggcctcctccccttTGCCGGgcgcgaccgcgacgtcAACTCCATCCTGCTCATCGCCAACGGCGTCTCCttcgccgcgcaggccgtcctcttcctgctcATCGGCGCCTACGCCGACTTtggcccgtcgcccgtccgccgcgccatCCTGCTCGCCTGGTCGCTCGTCGGCTGGGCCGTGGGCTTCGCGTGGCTCGCCGTCCGCCACCCGAGCCagtggcgcgccgccacggggctctacgtcgtcggcctcatcgccTACCAGCTCACCCTCACGTACTGGACGGCCGCGTTCCCCGAGCTCGCCCGCAACGCGCCCGGCATGCGCGAGGCcaggcgcgaggcggcgcgtaCGGGGCTGACCGAAGGCTTGCTGCgtcgcgacgagctcgagcgcaGCCGCCTCAGCAACGTCGCCTTTTGGGCCCAGTcggtcggcgagctggccatcctcgccgtcatcgtcggcatccTCTTCGGGCTGGGCTactccaacgccgccgacgtggaccccgccgccaacagccGCGGGCTgagcatcgtcatcgccttcACCGCCGGCTGCTGGCTCGTCCTCTCCGCCGGCTGGTTCCTGCTCGAGAAGCGCCGGCCCGGGCGCCCCatccccgccggccgcgggcccCTGACCGTCGGGCTGTGGCAGCTccgcgaggcggccgtgctgATATGGCGGCTGCGCCAGAgcctcatcttcctcgccggctacttcctgctcggcgacagcctcaacaccaccgtcaccgtcatcgccacGCTGCAGAACCAGATCGTGAGCTACAgcaccctcaccctcacctacctgctcatcgtcggcatcgccgcccaggccgcgggcatcggcgccttCTGGctcgtccagcgccgcctgcgcctcggccccaAGGCCATGTTCTGCGCCGTCATGGTCGGCAtcgtcctgctcgacggctgGGGCATGGTCGGCAACTGGACCGACCGCTTCGGCTTCCGCAACCCCTGGGAGGTCTGGGCGTACCAGGCCTTTTACGGCCTCTTCGTCTGCCCTTGGTACAGCTACTCGCAGATCATGATTAGCTCCGTCACGCCCCCGGGCCACGAgttcctcttcttctccgtcttCAACGTCATCGGCAAGGCCTCGAGCTTCATCGGCCCCCTCATCAGCAGCGCCATCATCGATGCCTCACCTGGCGGCAAGAACAACAGCGCGCCGTTTTATTTTCTCTTCGCGCTCAGCCTGgtcagcgccgtcgccatctgGCTCTTTGTCGACCTGGATAAGAGCGCCAAAGAGCAGGCCGACTTTCTGGCCCAGGAACAAAAGCGTCTGGCCGGCACTAGcagcgatgatgaggcgccCGGTGTCAACATGAAGTCGGGGAAGCCTCATGCCGTCCGGTag
- a CDS encoding uncharacterized protein (COG:K~EggNog:ENOG503P8CH), which produces MEGSSDQNLAIRPATTEDLPALLSLMSISVSRLCAASHTESQMCAMIQSLDGRYNELINASTYFVICPRGTPNRIIASGGWNVSRASYSLSGDMNPRSNLAAEGLFGTMAPTVQIRGIYVHPDWARRGLGTRLVKECEAAAQRQGSSVKFELHSTVNAVPLYKSCGYSQADEKFVQLPGAEDLKLVVMRK; this is translated from the coding sequence ATGGAGGGTTCGTCAGATCAAAACTTGGCAATTCGCCCTGCGACTACCGAAGACCTCCCCGCCTTGCTTTCCCTCATGTCCATCTCGGTTTCGCGCctctgcgcggcgagccaCACCGAGTCTCAAATGTGCGCCATGATCCAGTCACTCGACGGCCGCTACAACGAGCTCATCAACGCGTCAACGTATTTCGTCATCTGTCCGCGTGGGACTCCGAACCGTATCAttgccagcggcggctggaaTGTCTCCAGGGCTTCTTACTCTTTATCGGGGGACATGAACCCCCGCTCAAACCTTGCGGCGGAAGGACTGTTCGGGACGATGGCCCCAACCGTCCAGATTCGCGGGATATATGTGCACCCGGACTGGGCCAGGAGAGGGCTGGGCACTCGTTTGGTAAAGGAATGCGAGGCTGCCGCTCAAAGACAAGGTAGCTCTGTCAAGTTTGAACTGCATTCAACTGTAAATGCTGTGCCACTATATAAAAGCTGTGGTTATTCACAAGCCGACGAGAAGTTTGTTCAGTTGCCAGGCGCTGAGGATCTAAAGTTGGTGGTAATGCGCAAGTGA
- a CDS encoding uncharacterized protein (COG:K~EggNog:ENOG503P8CH), whose protein sequence is MEGSSDQNLAIRPATTEDLPALLSLMSISVSRLCAASHTESQMCAMIQSLDGRYNELINASTYFVICPRGTPNRIIASGGWNVSRASYSLSGDMNPRSNLAAEGLFGTMAPTVQIRGIYVHPDWARRGLGTRLVKECEAAAQRQVARR, encoded by the exons ATGGAGGGTTCGTCAGATCAAAACTTGGCAATTCGCCCTGCGACTACCGAAGACCTCCCCGCCTTGCTTTCCCTCATGTCCATCTCGGTTTCGCGCctctgcgcggcgagccaCACCGAGTCTCAAATGTGCGCCATGATCCAGTCACTCGACGGCCGCTACAACGAGCTCATCAACGCGTCAACGTATTTCGTCATCTGTCCGCGTGGGACTCCGAACCGTATCAttgccagcggcggctggaaTGTCTCCAGGGCTTCTTACTCTTTATCGGGGGACATGAACCCCCGCTCAAACCTTGCGGCGGAAGGACTGTTCGGGACGATGGCCCCAACCGTCCAGATTCGCGGGATATATGTGCACCCGGACTGGGCCAGGAGAGGGCTGGGCACTCGTTTGGTAAAGGAATGCGAGGCTGCCGCTCAAAGACAAG TTGCCAGGCGCTGA
- a CDS encoding uncharacterized protein (EggNog:ENOG503NVJ2~COG:S) yields MTDSDGQQSPRIQDAGHDDAYYDLGHLHRPVTTAYPAAQTWFDRGLVWCYGFNHEEAAKCFERVIATDRACAIGHWGLAYALGPNYNKPWELFGRRERQTTAERTNHAVEQALALALAGDASPVEGALIDALRHRYPTDQAPGKPEACIWNAAYADAMSAVAARFPDDLDVAALYADALMNLTPWNLWDIRTGVPARGARTLEAKRVLDRALAQDGGDRHPGVLHMYIHLMEMSQTPEAAMPAADKLRGLVPDAGHLNHMPSHLDILVGDYARAVDANSDAVRADIKFLEREGPLNFYTLYRSHDYHFRLYAALFSGQSRIALETVDMLEASISEELLRVESPPMADWLEAFLAMRVHALVRFGRWRDVLAIRLPEDRDLYCVTTALVYYARGMALAAMGRVDEAVAQRQLFRGAVPRVKPSRTLFNNKCVDILCVAEAMLDGEVEYRRCNFDAAFHHLRESIRRYDKLPFDEPWGWMQPARHAYGALLLEQGHVKEALGVYRADLGLDESLPRVHRHPNNVWALHGYHECLLRLGETEEAKRVHPQLQAALARADVPISSSCYCRTVLPKM; encoded by the coding sequence ATGaccgacagcgacggccagcaaTCGCCCCGTATCCAAGACgccggccatgacgacgcctACTACGACCTCGGCCACCTTCACCGACCGGTGACCACCGCCTatcccgccgcccagaccTGGTTCGACCGAGGCCTCGTCTGGTGCTATGGCTTCAACCatgaggaggcggccaagtGCTTCGAGCGCGTCATCGCCACCGACCGGGCGTGCGCCATCGGCCACTGGGGCTTGGCCTACGCGCTTGGCCCCAACTACAACAAGCCCTGGGAGCTGTTTGGTCGTCGCGAGCGCCAGACGACCGCCGAGAGGACGAACCACGCtgtcgagcaggccctcgccctcgccctcgccggcgatgcTTCCCCGGTCGAGGGCGCCCTCATAGACGCCCTACGACACCGATACCCCACGGACCAGGCCCCGGGGAAGCCTGAGGCCTGCATATGGAACGCCGCgtacgccgacgccatgagcgccgtcgccgcccgcttccccgacgacctcgacgtcgccgccctgtaCGCCGACGCGCTGATGAACCTCACGCCCTGGAACCTATGGGACATACGGACTGGTGTGCCGGCACGCGGTGCGCGGAccctcgaggccaagcgCGTGCTGGACCgcgcgctggcgcaggacggcggcgaccggcaCCCCGGCGTGCTTCACATGTACATTCATCTCATGGAGATGTCACAGAcgcccgaggccgccatgccggccgccgacaagctgCGGGGGCTGGTGCCGGACGCGGGCCACCTCAACCACATGCCGAGCCacctcgacatcctcgtcggcgactacgcgcgcgccgtcgacgccaacTCGGACGCGGTGCGCGCCGACATCAAgttcctcgagcgcgaggggCCGCTCAACTTTTATACGCTGTACCGCAGCCACGACTACCACTTCCGCCTCTACGCCGCCCTCTTCTCTGGCCAGTCGCGCATCGCGCTCGAGACGGTCGACATGCTCGAGGCGAGCATCTCGgaagagctgctgcgcgtcgagTCACCCCCCATGGCCGACTGGCTCGaggccttcctcgccatgcGCGTGCACGCCCTTGTCCGCTTCGGCCGCTGGCGGGACGTGCTGGCCATCCGCCTGCCCGAGGACCGCGACCTCTACTGCGTGACCACGGCGCTCGTCTACTACGCACGGGgcatggccctcgccgccatgggccgcgtcgacgaggccgtcgcccagcgccagctgtTCCGCGGGGCCGTTCCGCGGGTCAAGCCATCTCGGACCCTCTTCAACAACAAGTGCGTCGACATATTAtgcgtggccgaggcgatgctcgacggcgaggtcgagtACCGGCGGTGCAACTTTGACGCCGCGTTTCATCACCTCCGCGAGTCGATTCGCCGCTACGACAAGCTGCCCTTTGACGAGCCCTGGGGGTGGATGCAGCCGGCGCGCCACGCTTACGGggcgcttcttctcgagCAGGGCCACGTGAAGGAGGCTCTGGGCGTCTACAGAGCCGATCTCGGGCTGGACGAGTCGCTGCCCCGGGTGCACCGGCACCCCAACAACGTGTGGGCGCTGCACGGCTATCACGAGTGCCTACTGCggctgggcgagacggaggaaGCGAAGAGGGTGCACccgcagctgcaggccgcgCTGGCACGAGCAGACGTGCCCATCAGCTCTTCGTGTTACTGCAGGACGGTGCTGCCCAAGATGTAG
- a CDS encoding uncharacterized protein (COG:S~EggNog:ENOG503NXHX~SECRETED:SignalP(1-17~SECRETED:cutsite=VQA-AP~SECRETED:prob=0.8740)), which yields MRSALLAAVIAAAAVQAAPSPIARRGYDNHKLRFRPDGSFHLTVFNDLHFGEKADTAEGPRQDEKTINVMNNVLDSDPVDLVVLNGDLISGDASQAKNMSGYVDDIVQPMMKRGTFWASTYGNHDSSQTLDPRNILEREKQHPGALTERMVMGRDAGVTNYWLPVYASNCTKEDSSDDPCAPNLLLWFFDSRGGKVFGATGEDGKPVPRADWVDRDVVRWFRKESVRLRRKYRKVIPSLAFVHIPTNATSLIQRKVKGDQNPGINDETPVSPQAQDWCPDGTWGGGNPNCRYGGQDVPFMQALSGTEGLLAVFSGHDHGNTWCRRWREVLPGTFVRGNNIHLCYGQHAGYGGYGDWVRGGRHIVVTEEMLQQKALQTWIRLETKNVVGRVTLNSTFNEDRYAVTSNDKTHL from the exons ATGCGCTCTGCactgctggccgccgtcatcgccgcggccgccgtccaggccgcgCCCTCACCGATTGCCCGGCGAGGCTACGACAACCACAAGCTGCGGTTTAGACCCGACGGAAGCTTTCACCTAACAGTCTTTAACGATCTTCATTTTGGCGAAA AGGCAGATACCGCCGAGGGCCCGCGGCAAGACGAGAAGACGATCAACGTCATGAACAATGTGCTCGACTCAGATCCCGTAGACCTGGTGGTGCTCAACGGGGACCTCATCAGCGGCGATGCCTCCCAGGCGAAGAACATGTCGGGctacgtcgacgacatcgtgCAGCCCATGATGAAGCGCGGGACGTTCTGGGCTTCCACCTACGGCAACCACGATAGCAGTCAGACCCTTGACCCGAGGAATATCCTTGAGCGCGAGAAGCAGCACCCCGGCGCTCTCACGGAGCGAATGGTCATGGGCAGAgacgccggcgtcaccaACTACTGGCTCCCCGTCTACGCCTCCAACTGCACCAAGGAAGACTCGTCCGACGACCCCTGCGCGCCGAACCTCCTGCTGTGGTTTTTCGACagtcgcggcggcaaggtctttggcgccaccggcgaggacggcaagcccgTGCCCCGGGCCGACTGGGTCGACCGCGACGTCGTCAGATGGTTCCGCAAGGAGAGCGTGAGGCTCCGACGCAAGTACCGCAAGGTCatcccctccctcgccttCGTCCACATCCCGACCAACGCCACGAGCCTGATCCagcgcaaggtcaagggcgACCAGAACCCGGGCATCAACGACGAGACGCCCGTGTCGCCGCAGGCGCAGGACTGGTGCCCCGACGGGACCTGGGGCGGGGGCAACCCCAACTGCCGCTACGGCGGCCAGGATGTCCCCTTCATGCAGGCCCTGTCGGGCACCGAGGGCCTCCTGGCCGTCTTCTCcggccacgaccacggcaacacgtggtgccgccgctggaggGAGGTCCTGCCGGGGACCTTTGTGCGCGGCAACAACATCCACCTCTGCTACGGCCAGCACGCGGGCTACGGCGGCTACGGCGACTgggtccgcggcggccgccacatTGTCGTCACCGAGGAGATGCTCCAGCAAAAGGCCCTGCAGACGTGGATCCGTCTCGAGACCAAGAACGTGGTCGGCCGCGTCACCCTCAACAGCACGTTTAACGAGGATAGATATGCCGTCACGAGCAACGACAAGACGCATTTATAG